One stretch of Microaerobacter geothermalis DNA includes these proteins:
- a CDS encoding YugN family protein, which yields MIIEGFSISGIQKTLSELDHKLESIGFFRWAWDYHQAHYDYKYEHPASGNVYFLRIKGVAVKGELENPHAMLKLEQPYIGKHLFPHGMDYEAEIPSEILNLAKNKLKEAEQKLS from the coding sequence ATGATTATTGAAGGATTTTCTATATCCGGGATCCAAAAGACCCTTAGTGAGTTGGATCATAAGCTGGAAAGCATTGGATTTTTCCGTTGGGCATGGGACTATCATCAAGCCCATTACGATTACAAATATGAGCATCCCGCTTCTGGAAATGTGTATTTCCTTAGAATAAAAGGAGTTGCCGTTAAAGGTGAATTGGAAAACCCCCATGCCATGCTTAAACTGGAGCAACCGTACATAGGAAAACATCTGTTTCCCCATGGAATGGATTATGAAGCGGAAATTCCCTCTGAGATTTTAAATCTGGCAAAAAATAAGTTGAAGGAAGCGGAGCAAAAATTATCATAA